Proteins from a single region of Roseateles sp. XES5:
- a CDS encoding sugar phosphate isomerase/epimerase — MNIAIAPCCWGVYWPTGNDLVWTDYLDRIVAAGYRHTELGPYGYFSTDATVLSHELDRRGLAVVAAAHVHTLADPTTAAALEERTHRICALLSAVGGTHFILMDESEFYPKDRMGVVDEAGWRSLVDLTMLAARIARDHGLQFSFHPHVGTCVEHEPQIERLLAETDPDLVGLCLDTGHHAYWKADPKAFFLRHKARINAIHLKNVDGAFREQVLAEGIHCDRAFEDGIMTDLDRGVVDIADFMRALLASGYDGPLVVEQDLAPKHPETPEAIAARNFAFVSTLLEE; from the coding sequence GTGAATATCGCGATTGCACCCTGCTGCTGGGGCGTCTACTGGCCCACGGGCAACGATCTCGTCTGGACCGATTATCTCGACCGCATCGTGGCGGCCGGATACCGGCATACCGAGCTTGGCCCCTACGGCTACTTCTCCACCGACGCAACGGTGCTTTCGCACGAACTGGATCGCCGCGGCCTTGCCGTGGTCGCGGCGGCCCATGTCCATACGCTGGCCGACCCTACCACGGCGGCCGCGCTGGAAGAGCGCACGCACCGGATCTGCGCGCTGCTTTCCGCCGTCGGCGGCACGCATTTCATTCTGATGGACGAATCCGAATTCTACCCCAAAGACCGGATGGGCGTGGTCGATGAGGCCGGATGGCGCAGCCTCGTCGATCTGACCATGCTGGCCGCCCGCATCGCGCGGGACCATGGACTGCAATTCAGCTTCCACCCCCATGTCGGCACCTGCGTCGAACACGAGCCGCAGATCGAGCGGCTGCTGGCGGAAACCGACCCCGACCTCGTCGGCCTCTGCCTCGATACGGGCCATCACGCCTATTGGAAAGCCGATCCGAAAGCCTTCTTCCTGCGGCACAAGGCGCGCATCAACGCCATCCACCTCAAGAATGTCGACGGCGCCTTTCGCGAGCAGGTGCTGGCGGAAGGCATTCACTGCGACCGCGCCTTCGAGGATGGCATCATGACCGATCTCGACCGCGGCGTGGTCGATATCGCCGATTTCATGCGGGCGCTTCTGGCAAGCGGCTATGACGGCCCGCTGGTCGTCGAGCAGGATCTTGCGCCGAAGCATCCCGAGACGCCGGAGGCGATTGCCGCACGCAACTTCGCCTTCGTTTCGACCCTCCTCGAAGAGTAG
- a CDS encoding TetR/AcrR family transcriptional regulator produces MARRGTARERILTAAEEIVVNEGVSSLTFDKVAEVTGLSKGGILYHFASKDALVRAMVERFVYRFETGLSGLEGDDDEPHGRYTRAYVKATMGDAASTGDQYDRLGASITAALSNFPDMLEIVHQQNIRCQAAVEKDGLDPVDATIIRLAIEGMWMAEVFNVMHLDPAMKQAVIDRLIDRTRPGNAKP; encoded by the coding sequence ATGGCAAGACGGGGCACGGCACGGGAACGCATTCTCACCGCCGCAGAGGAAATCGTCGTCAACGAGGGTGTTTCCTCGCTCACCTTCGACAAGGTGGCGGAGGTGACGGGGCTCTCCAAGGGCGGCATCCTCTATCACTTCGCCAGCAAGGACGCGCTCGTGCGCGCCATGGTGGAGCGTTTCGTCTACCGTTTCGAGACCGGTCTTTCCGGCCTGGAAGGCGACGACGACGAGCCGCATGGCCGCTACACCCGCGCCTATGTGAAGGCGACCATGGGCGATGCGGCCAGCACCGGCGACCAGTACGACCGCCTCGGCGCCAGCATCACGGCCGCCCTGTCGAATTTTCCCGACATGCTCGAGATCGTTCACCAGCAGAACATCCGCTGTCAGGCCGCCGTCGAGAAGGATGGCCTGGACCCGGTCGACGCCACCATCATCCGCCTCGCCATCGAGGGCATGTGGATGGCCGAGGTGTTCAACGTCATGCATCTCGACCCCGCCATGAAACAGGCGGTCATCGACCGCCTGATCGACCGCACCCGTCCCGGGAATGCAAAACCATAG
- a CDS encoding ABC transporter substrate-binding protein, which yields MNGFLRTTALVGAVLWGGSAAAAEVSIFCSSAGAELELCQSASEAWAKETGNTVKINKMPANWGEALPLYQQLLAGKSGDIDVLTLDNIWVGALAAHLVDLKEKVPAEELSEHFEAALADSTIEGKLLAMPWFVDAGLMFYRKDLLEKYGKAEPKTWKELTETAKSIQEQERAAGSKDMWGYVWQGRAYEGLTCDALEWVASYGGGTFIAPDGTITANNPKAVEALDLARSWIGGISPEGVLNYDEEGSRGVFEAGNSIFHRNWGYVWGTSQAEGSSLLGKVGVMALPVGAEGEKSSGCYGAGLLGVSKYADDVDAAVSLVRYLTNAREQKRRAMQGYSPTLKALYKDEEILAKNPSLRFAEKAYAESASRPSQVTGASYNRVSQRIFNGVHNVLSGKETAGDALAKVSADLERLKKRGW from the coding sequence CTGAATGGATTTTTGAGAACGACGGCGCTTGTCGGCGCGGTCCTGTGGGGTGGCTCGGCGGCAGCGGCGGAGGTTTCGATCTTCTGCAGTTCGGCCGGCGCCGAGCTTGAGCTTTGCCAGTCGGCCTCCGAGGCCTGGGCGAAGGAAACCGGCAACACGGTCAAGATCAACAAGATGCCGGCGAACTGGGGCGAGGCCCTTCCGCTCTACCAGCAGCTTCTGGCCGGCAAGTCGGGCGATATCGACGTGCTGACGCTTGACAATATCTGGGTCGGCGCTCTCGCCGCCCATCTCGTCGACCTCAAGGAGAAAGTGCCGGCGGAAGAGCTTTCCGAACATTTCGAGGCGGCGCTCGCCGACTCGACCATCGAGGGCAAGCTGCTGGCGATGCCGTGGTTCGTCGATGCCGGCCTGATGTTCTACCGCAAGGACCTGCTCGAAAAATACGGCAAGGCCGAGCCGAAAACCTGGAAGGAGCTGACCGAAACGGCCAAGTCCATCCAGGAACAGGAACGTGCGGCCGGCAGCAAGGACATGTGGGGCTATGTCTGGCAGGGCCGCGCCTATGAAGGGCTGACCTGCGACGCGCTCGAATGGGTGGCGTCCTATGGCGGCGGCACCTTCATCGCGCCCGATGGTACGATCACCGCGAACAATCCGAAGGCTGTCGAAGCCCTCGACCTCGCCCGTTCCTGGATCGGCGGCATCAGCCCGGAAGGCGTGCTCAACTATGACGAGGAAGGCTCGCGCGGCGTCTTCGAGGCAGGCAATTCCATCTTCCATCGCAACTGGGGCTATGTCTGGGGCACCAGCCAGGCGGAAGGCTCCTCGCTGCTGGGCAAGGTCGGCGTCATGGCGCTGCCGGTCGGCGCCGAGGGCGAAAAGTCCAGCGGCTGCTACGGCGCGGGCCTGCTCGGCGTCTCCAAATATGCCGACGACGTCGATGCCGCCGTCAGCCTCGTGCGCTATCTCACCAATGCCAGGGAGCAGAAGCGCCGCGCCATGCAGGGTTACAGCCCGACGCTGAAGGCGCTCTACAAGGATGAGGAAATCCTGGCGAAGAACCCCTCGTTGCGCTTCGCCGAAAAGGCCTATGCGGAAAGCGCCTCGCGGCCGTCGCAGGTGACGGGCGCCTCCTACAACCGCGTCTCGCAGCGCATCTTCAACGGCGTCCACAATGTCCTCAGCGGCAAGGAAACCGCAGGCGATGCGCTCGCCAAGGTGAGTGCCGATCTCGAGCGGCTGAAGAAGCGCGGCTGGTAA
- a CDS encoding 6-phosphogluconolactonase, translating into MPVENFRMPAIAEPEAYDAELAALGGIDLFLLASGAGDGHIAFNPPGSARDSRSRIVALAEQTRRDNLATFPDFAGIEEVPAHGITIGIGSIATLSKAVAMIVWGDGKREAFRRLSSADSYDTRWPATILAECRNGELHADAAAGARP; encoded by the coding sequence ATGCCGGTGGAAAACTTCCGCATGCCCGCCATCGCGGAGCCGGAAGCCTATGACGCGGAGCTTGCCGCCCTCGGCGGCATCGACCTCTTCCTGCTCGCCTCCGGCGCCGGCGACGGCCATATCGCCTTCAACCCGCCGGGCTCGGCACGCGACAGCCGTTCGCGCATCGTCGCGCTCGCCGAGCAGACGCGGCGCGACAATCTCGCGACCTTCCCGGATTTTGCCGGGATCGAGGAGGTGCCGGCCCATGGCATCACCATCGGTATCGGCTCCATCGCCACGCTTTCCAAAGCCGTCGCGATGATCGTCTGGGGCGACGGCAAGCGCGAGGCCTTCCGCCGTCTTTCGAGCGCAGACAGCTACGACACGCGCTGGCCGGCGACCATTCTCGCGGAATGCCGCAATGGCGAACTTCACGCCGATGCGGCGGCCGGAGCCCGGCCATGA
- a CDS encoding taurine ABC transporter ATP-binding protein: MSILTFRNVSLTYPARPGRGGTDEKRVLDGINLQVGSDELVAIIGRSGSGKTSLLNLAAGFLAPSKGTIAVDGVPVAGPGADRAVVFQDDALYPWLDARDNIAFPLKLKGVPLAERRARADALLARVGLDEAGDRHIWELSGGMRQRVGIARALAAKPRFLLLDEPFGALDALTRTRMQAFLLRLKAESGAGAILITHSIEEALLLGTRVVVLSPNPGRFTAEIETGFQAEVLNGASVAAVKASPLFKRTHAGLTDLIHAGEEELAA, from the coding sequence ATGAGCATCCTGACATTCCGCAACGTCTCGCTCACCTATCCGGCCCGACCCGGCCGAGGCGGCACGGACGAAAAGCGCGTTCTCGACGGCATCAACCTGCAGGTCGGCTCCGATGAACTGGTGGCGATCATCGGTCGTTCGGGCTCGGGCAAGACGAGCCTTCTCAACCTTGCTGCCGGCTTCCTTGCGCCCAGCAAGGGCACCATCGCCGTCGATGGCGTCCCCGTCGCCGGGCCGGGCGCCGACCGCGCCGTCGTCTTCCAGGATGACGCGCTCTATCCCTGGCTCGATGCGCGCGACAACATCGCCTTTCCGTTGAAGCTGAAGGGCGTGCCGCTTGCAGAGCGCCGCGCGCGGGCTGATGCCCTGCTCGCGCGTGTCGGACTGGACGAGGCCGGCGACCGGCATATCTGGGAGCTTTCGGGCGGCATGCGCCAGCGTGTCGGCATTGCCCGCGCGCTCGCCGCCAAACCGCGTTTCCTGCTGCTTGACGAACCCTTCGGCGCGCTCGATGCGCTGACGCGCACCCGCATGCAGGCATTTCTGTTGCGCCTCAAGGCCGAAAGCGGCGCGGGCGCCATCCTCATCACCCACAGCATCGAGGAGGCGCTGCTGCTCGGCACGCGCGTCGTCGTGCTTTCCCCCAATCCAGGCCGCTTCACGGCGGAGATCGAGACCGGATTCCAGGCGGAAGTGCTGAACGGCGCCTCGGTTGCCGCCGTGAAGGCCTCACCGCTTTTCAAGCGCACGCATGCGGGGCTTACCGACCTCATCCACGCCGGCGAAGAGGAGCTTGCCGCATGA
- a CDS encoding ABC transporter ATP-binding protein — protein MSGIDLVNVVKRFGALTVIDGVDLSIAEGEFVVFVGPSGCGKSTLLRMIAGLEEISDGELRIADRRVNETPPAKRNIAMVFQSYALYPHMNVERNLGFALETARLPAAEIRERVTKAAQFLKIDHLLDRRPAQLSGGQQQRVAIGRALVRQQKLFLFDEPLSNLDADLRMEMRVEIARIHREVKATTVYVTHDQMEAMTLADRIVVLKDGHIAQVGTPMELYERPANRFVASFIGSPRMNFLPGTLAGEGEESILSLSGGSYRLPAHDYAGDVSLGIRPEDLILGEGDATLEAEVLLVEPLGGESLVHLNVGGGRSIVVKAQGKPDIRPGAATRVGWKHERAHLFGKDERTLSPRGA, from the coding sequence ATGAGCGGAATAGATCTTGTCAACGTCGTCAAACGCTTCGGTGCGCTGACCGTCATCGACGGCGTCGATCTCAGCATCGCCGAGGGCGAGTTCGTCGTCTTCGTGGGCCCATCGGGCTGCGGCAAGTCCACGCTGCTGCGCATGATCGCCGGCCTCGAGGAAATCTCCGACGGAGAGCTGCGCATCGCGGATCGCCGGGTCAACGAGACGCCGCCGGCAAAGCGCAACATCGCCATGGTGTTCCAGTCCTATGCGCTCTATCCGCACATGAATGTCGAGCGCAATCTCGGCTTCGCGCTGGAGACCGCGCGGCTCCCCGCCGCCGAAATCCGCGAGCGCGTCACGAAGGCCGCGCAGTTTCTCAAGATCGATCATCTGCTCGACCGTCGCCCCGCGCAGCTTTCCGGCGGCCAGCAACAGCGCGTCGCCATCGGCCGGGCTCTCGTCCGCCAGCAGAAGCTCTTCCTGTTCGATGAACCGCTCTCCAATCTCGATGCGGACCTGCGCATGGAGATGCGTGTCGAGATCGCCCGCATCCACCGCGAGGTGAAGGCGACGACGGTCTATGTCACGCACGACCAGATGGAGGCGATGACGCTCGCCGACCGCATCGTCGTGCTGAAGGACGGCCATATCGCGCAGGTCGGCACGCCCATGGAACTCTATGAGCGCCCGGCCAACCGCTTCGTCGCCAGCTTCATCGGCTCGCCGCGCATGAACTTCCTGCCGGGCACGCTGGCAGGCGAAGGCGAGGAAAGCATCCTGTCGCTTTCGGGCGGCAGCTACCGCCTTCCCGCCCATGACTATGCCGGCGACGTCAGCCTCGGCATCCGGCCGGAAGACCTGATCCTCGGCGAGGGCGACGCGACGCTGGAGGCCGAAGTGCTGCTCGTCGAGCCGCTCGGCGGGGAATCCCTCGTCCATCTCAATGTCGGCGGCGGCCGGTCGATCGTCGTCAAGGCACAGGGAAAACCGGACATCCGCCCGGGCGCGGCAACCCGCGTCGGCTGGAAGCACGAGCGGGCGCATCTCTTCGGCAAGGACGAGCGAACCCTAAGCCCGAGGGGGGCGTGA
- a CDS encoding ROK family protein, which produces MTQHAIGIDVGGTKTKACIVRLSDGAVVDERTEATSCQNGGGAVLDLVCDLAAAMQARAGAEGIDVDALGICLPELVTREGEPASAWNFDWRGLDYRSRLGVFAPLHIDSDVRAAAFAEGWMGAGKGIDPFVYVTISTGLSHSLVIGGTPYEGARGFAIHFSGSDIVAFDADGREVRHNLELFAGGKALGERYGALTGNPNSSALSLFEAQATDPKAVDMVAGALLSLASYLGQLINTLDPAVLVLGGGIGSDPEVTPRLAALTREFIWADGARDMPIVPSLIGDTACAIGVAALAARAHRGTTEKTISKMERP; this is translated from the coding sequence ATGACGCAACATGCGATCGGCATCGATGTCGGCGGCACCAAGACGAAAGCCTGCATTGTCAGGCTTTCGGACGGAGCCGTCGTCGACGAGCGCACGGAAGCGACGTCCTGCCAGAACGGCGGCGGCGCCGTGCTCGATCTCGTCTGCGACCTTGCCGCGGCCATGCAGGCGCGCGCGGGCGCGGAAGGGATCGATGTCGATGCCCTCGGCATCTGCCTGCCCGAACTCGTGACGCGCGAAGGCGAACCGGCCTCGGCCTGGAACTTCGACTGGCGCGGTCTCGACTACCGCAGCCGGCTCGGCGTCTTCGCCCCCCTCCACATCGACAGCGACGTGCGCGCGGCAGCCTTTGCGGAAGGCTGGATGGGGGCGGGAAAAGGCATCGATCCCTTCGTCTACGTCACCATCTCCACCGGTCTTTCCCACTCGCTGGTCATCGGCGGCACGCCCTATGAAGGCGCCCGTGGCTTCGCCATCCATTTTTCCGGCAGCGATATCGTCGCCTTCGATGCCGACGGCCGCGAGGTGCGCCACAATCTGGAGCTCTTTGCCGGCGGCAAGGCGCTCGGCGAACGCTACGGTGCTCTCACGGGCAATCCGAACAGTTCGGCGTTGAGTCTCTTCGAAGCGCAGGCCACCGACCCGAAGGCGGTGGACATGGTCGCCGGCGCGCTTCTTTCGCTCGCCTCCTATCTCGGCCAGCTCATCAACACGCTGGATCCCGCCGTGCTCGTTCTTGGTGGCGGCATCGGCAGCGACCCCGAAGTGACGCCGCGGCTCGCCGCGCTGACGCGCGAATTCATCTGGGCGGACGGAGCGCGGGACATGCCGATCGTACCGAGCCTCATCGGCGACACGGCCTGCGCCATCGGCGTGGCCGCGCTCGCCGCAAGGGCGCACCGGGGAACCACAGAAAAGACAATCAGCAAGATGGAACGGCCATGA
- a CDS encoding carbohydrate ABC transporter permease, producing the protein MVRSATGRRLHRIAIYGLFTVVALYTLFPFYWMIASSMKSGQAIFDVTFLPDLKFNNYAAILSDGVFLRSLLNSLIVAASVVALSLGLAIAAAYALGRIDFRGRSPIMFLFLAVSMFPQIALLSGLFEMIRWLGLYNTLGSLIFAYMIFTLPFNIWVLTTFMRSLPRQIEEAAIMDGCSPLRIVRCIFLPMMGPALISTGLLAFIASWNEFLFALTFILTDENRTVPVAIALISGSSRFEFPYGAIMAASTIVTVPLIVLALLFQKYIVSGLTAGAVKG; encoded by the coding sequence ATGGTACGCAGCGCGACAGGCAGACGCCTTCACCGCATCGCGATCTACGGGCTTTTCACCGTCGTCGCGCTCTATACGCTGTTCCCCTTCTACTGGATGATCGCCTCGTCGATGAAATCCGGCCAGGCGATCTTCGACGTCACCTTCCTGCCGGACCTGAAGTTCAACAATTACGCGGCGATCCTGTCGGACGGCGTGTTCCTGCGCAGCCTCCTCAATTCGCTGATCGTCGCCGCCTCCGTCGTGGCGCTTTCGCTGGGGCTGGCGATCGCGGCGGCCTATGCACTCGGCCGCATCGACTTCCGCGGCCGCTCGCCCATCATGTTCCTCTTCCTCGCCGTCTCGATGTTCCCGCAGATCGCCCTGCTTTCCGGCCTCTTCGAGATGATCCGCTGGCTCGGCCTCTACAACACGCTCGGATCGCTCATCTTCGCCTACATGATCTTCACGCTGCCCTTCAACATATGGGTGCTGACGACCTTCATGCGCAGCCTGCCGCGACAGATCGAGGAAGCGGCCATCATGGACGGCTGCTCGCCGCTGCGCATCGTGCGCTGCATCTTCCTGCCCATGATGGGGCCGGCGCTGATCTCCACGGGCCTCCTCGCCTTCATCGCCTCGTGGAACGAATTCCTCTTCGCGCTCACCTTCATCCTGACGGACGAGAACCGCACGGTGCCCGTCGCGATCGCCCTCATTTCCGGCTCCAGTCGCTTCGAGTTCCCCTATGGCGCGATCATGGCCGCATCGACCATCGTTACCGTGCCACTGATCGTGCTGGCACTGCTCTTCCAGAAATACATCGTCTCCGGCCTCACCGCCGGCGCGGTCAAGGGTTAG
- a CDS encoding ABC transporter permease subunit, translated as MTLLAELDALPIETNDTAPARPARRLPVAAISTLTIGAILGLWGLASAYAMVSPVFLPSPRQVAIALYNLVVTGFVDATLAEHVGASLYRIFGALIASILIGIPAGIAIGTSRVGRGILDPIVEFLRPLPPLAYLPLVIIWVGIGEASKITVIALSMLPSIILSTSAGVRAVSKDHVNAARSLGASKRQVLGEVVLPSAVPSILTGIRIALGAGWTTLVAAELVAATSGIGFMIQSAAQFLVTDIVIAGIVVIALIAIVLEYVARLIERSLVPWASHR; from the coding sequence ATGACACTTCTTGCCGAACTCGACGCGCTGCCCATCGAAACGAACGACACGGCACCCGCTCGACCGGCGCGCCGCCTGCCGGTCGCCGCCATTTCCACGCTCACCATCGGCGCGATCCTCGGCCTGTGGGGCCTTGCCTCCGCCTATGCGATGGTCTCACCCGTTTTCCTGCCCTCTCCGCGCCAGGTCGCCATCGCCCTCTACAATCTTGTCGTCACCGGCTTCGTCGATGCGACGCTTGCCGAACATGTCGGCGCCAGCCTCTACCGCATCTTCGGCGCCTTGATTGCCTCGATCCTGATCGGCATCCCCGCGGGCATCGCCATCGGCACCAGCCGGGTCGGCCGCGGCATCCTCGATCCCATCGTCGAGTTCCTGCGCCCGCTGCCGCCGCTCGCCTATCTGCCGCTGGTCATCATCTGGGTCGGCATCGGCGAGGCTTCGAAGATCACCGTCATCGCACTGTCGATGCTGCCCTCGATCATCCTGTCCACCTCCGCCGGCGTGCGCGCCGTCTCGAAGGATCATGTCAACGCGGCCCGCTCGCTGGGTGCGAGCAAGCGGCAGGTCCTTGGCGAAGTGGTCCTGCCGAGCGCCGTTCCCTCGATCCTCACCGGCATCCGCATCGCGCTTGGCGCGGGCTGGACGACACTCGTGGCAGCGGAGCTTGTGGCCGCGACGAGCGGCATCGGCTTCATGATCCAGTCGGCGGCGCAGTTCCTCGTCACCGACATCGTCATTGCCGGCATCGTCGTCATCGCGCTGATCGCAATCGTCTTGGAATATGTGGCGCGTCTCATCGAGCGGTCGCTGGTTCCCTGGGCGTCCCATCG
- a CDS encoding carbohydrate ABC transporter permease, with translation MATGAMRIGLNAKRARTAWLFLAPSLVVLFAVALWPLGRTFLFSFTDAFLTEPDIYDYVGFDNYFTLFEDPLWWQSVRNTLYFTTISVSIETALGLAIALLLNAHISGRGFMRAVILIPWSIPVVVSARMWQWMLHDQFGILNHVLKLMGVIDNGIAWTANPDLVMPVIIAVDVWITTPFMVLLILAGLQMLPKSIYEAASIDGVSEWRQFTALTLPLLAPSIAVAVLFRLLDALRMFDLSFVLSSNSDDTKTVSIYAREVLVNFQDMGVGSAASAAIFLMIAVVTAIYVTVFRLNRRLLGV, from the coding sequence ATGGCGACGGGAGCAATGCGCATCGGCCTCAATGCCAAGCGGGCGCGCACGGCCTGGCTGTTCCTCGCGCCCAGCCTCGTCGTGCTCTTCGCCGTGGCGCTCTGGCCGCTCGGCCGGACGTTCCTCTTCTCCTTCACCGACGCCTTCCTGACCGAGCCCGACATCTACGACTATGTCGGCTTCGACAATTATTTCACGCTGTTCGAGGATCCGCTCTGGTGGCAGTCGGTCCGCAACACGCTCTATTTCACCACCATCTCGGTCTCCATCGAAACGGCGCTGGGCCTTGCCATCGCGCTCCTGCTGAACGCCCATATTTCCGGCCGTGGCTTCATGCGCGCGGTCATCCTCATCCCGTGGTCCATTCCCGTCGTCGTCAGCGCGCGCATGTGGCAGTGGATGCTGCACGACCAGTTCGGCATCCTCAACCATGTGCTCAAACTGATGGGCGTCATCGATAACGGCATCGCCTGGACGGCCAATCCGGACCTCGTCATGCCCGTCATCATCGCCGTCGACGTCTGGATCACCACGCCCTTCATGGTGCTGCTCATCCTCGCCGGCCTGCAGATGCTGCCGAAAAGCATCTACGAGGCGGCCTCCATCGACGGCGTGTCGGAATGGCGGCAGTTCACGGCGTTGACGCTGCCGCTGCTGGCGCCCAGCATCGCCGTCGCCGTGCTCTTCCGGTTGCTGGATGCGCTGCGCATGTTCGATCTCAGCTTCGTGCTCTCCTCCAACAGCGACGACACCAAGACCGTCTCGATCTATGCCCGCGAGGTTCTCGTGAACTTCCAGGACATGGGCGTCGGCTCGGCGGCGAGCGCCGCCATCTTCCTGATGATCGCCGTGGTGACGGCGATCTACGTGACCGTCTTCCGGCTCAACCGCAGGCTTCTGGGAGTGTGA
- a CDS encoding Gfo/Idh/MocA family protein yields MRIVRVGLIGLGEVSQLMHLPILADHRHLFDVAGVFDVSPSLTAHCSARYPGARAYESAEALLAAPDIDAVFILTPDQTHRHYLDLALKAGKHVFLEKPACLTLGEIDGVMPLARQSGCLVFVAYMRRYSASFLKAREMMPAQEDLRYVRVRDLICEGPFFIRQTRNIFYPNDLDDAFLAQSRAETATLLRDVAGKDASPSLMRAYQVLTGLSSHSLSAMRELIGLPKRVIAAHHKQNGEQIVALFDYGHFTAIYEALIDNVARFDARIEVYSDRRRLSFGYDTPYIRNLPTSLEVTDSTDTETETRVFGPNYTDPFAIELRAFHDHLVNGTTPKTTLDDSRQDLALMAEIVGRLRESSPL; encoded by the coding sequence ATGCGTATCGTCCGTGTCGGCCTCATCGGCCTTGGCGAGGTGAGCCAGCTCATGCATCTGCCGATCCTCGCCGATCACCGCCACCTGTTCGACGTGGCCGGCGTCTTCGACGTTTCGCCCAGCCTGACCGCGCATTGCTCGGCCCGGTATCCGGGCGCGCGCGCCTATGAGAGCGCCGAAGCGCTGCTTGCCGCGCCGGATATCGACGCCGTCTTCATCCTGACGCCGGACCAGACGCACCGGCATTATCTCGATCTCGCGCTGAAAGCCGGCAAGCACGTCTTCCTCGAAAAGCCGGCCTGCCTGACGCTCGGCGAGATCGACGGCGTCATGCCGCTCGCCCGGCAATCCGGCTGCCTCGTCTTCGTCGCCTATATGCGCCGCTATTCGGCAAGCTTCCTCAAGGCCAGGGAGATGATGCCGGCGCAGGAGGACCTTCGCTACGTGCGCGTTCGCGACCTCATCTGCGAAGGCCCGTTCTTCATCCGCCAGACGCGCAACATCTTCTATCCGAACGATCTGGACGACGCCTTCCTCGCCCAGTCCCGCGCGGAGACCGCAACGCTCCTGCGAGACGTCGCCGGCAAGGATGCCTCTCCCAGCCTGATGCGCGCCTACCAGGTGCTCACAGGCCTTTCCTCGCACAGCCTTTCGGCCATGCGCGAGCTGATCGGCCTGCCAAAGCGGGTCATCGCGGCCCACCACAAGCAGAACGGCGAGCAGATCGTCGCGCTCTTCGACTACGGGCACTTCACCGCCATCTACGAGGCCTTGATCGACAATGTCGCGCGCTTCGACGCCCGCATCGAGGTCTATTCCGACCGCCGCCGCCTCAGCTTCGGCTACGACACACCCTATATCCGCAATCTGCCGACCTCGCTGGAAGTGACGGACTCGACCGACACCGAGACCGAAACCCGTGTCTTCGGCCCGAACTACACCGATCCCTTCGCCATCGAGCTGCGCGCCTTCCACGACCATCTCGTGAACGGCACGACGCCGAAGACGACGCTCGACGACTCCCGCCAGGACCTTGCCCTGATGGCGGAAATCGTCGGTCGCCTGCGCGAAAGTTCGCCGCTATAG
- the tauA gene encoding taurine ABC transporter substrate-binding protein yields MTITRRTLLAATATLTLAASFTTAFADDVTLNIGYQPIVEPSRVPQADGTYEKVTGAKINWQKFDGGADVIAAIASGSLDIGYVGSSPLAAAASRELPIETIFIVGLISEAEALAVKGIEKPEDLAGKKIATPFVSTAHYSLLTALKHWNVDPKSVEILNLRPPEIAAAWERGDLDGAYVWDPVLAELKKSAKVLATSADVADWGGPTFDAWIVSKKFAEAHPDVVTAFVKVTGEATAAYRANPDAWNATSPEAEKIARLTGAKQDEVPALLKGYIFPTLDEQAGEALLGGGTVKAVADTSAFLLEQGKIPAALSDYKPYVSTRWVTDATKLAY; encoded by the coding sequence ATGACCATCACCCGCAGAACCTTGCTCGCGGCCACTGCAACGCTAACGCTGGCGGCATCCTTCACCACCGCTTTCGCTGACGACGTGACGCTCAACATCGGCTACCAGCCGATCGTCGAGCCCTCGCGCGTGCCGCAGGCCGACGGCACCTATGAAAAGGTGACCGGCGCCAAGATCAACTGGCAGAAATTCGACGGCGGCGCCGACGTGATCGCGGCCATCGCCTCCGGCTCGCTCGATATCGGCTATGTCGGCTCTTCGCCGCTTGCCGCTGCTGCCAGCCGCGAACTGCCGATCGAGACGATCTTTATCGTCGGCCTCATCAGCGAAGCCGAGGCGCTCGCCGTGAAGGGCATCGAAAAGCCCGAGGATCTCGCCGGCAAGAAGATCGCGACGCCCTTCGTGTCCACCGCCCATTACAGCCTGCTGACGGCATTGAAGCACTGGAACGTCGATCCGAAGTCGGTCGAGATCCTCAACCTGCGCCCGCCGGAAATCGCAGCCGCCTGGGAGCGCGGCGACCTCGACGGCGCTTACGTCTGGGACCCGGTGCTGGCCGAACTGAAGAAGAGCGCCAAGGTTCTGGCGACTTCGGCCGATGTTGCCGACTGGGGCGGTCCGACCTTCGACGCCTGGATCGTCAGCAAGAAGTTCGCCGAGGCGCATCCTGACGTCGTGACGGCCTTCGTGAAGGTGACGGGGGAGGCGACCGCCGCCTACCGCGCCAACCCGGACGCCTGGAACGCCACCTCGCCGGAAGCCGAGAAGATTGCGCGCCTCACCGGCGCAAAGCAGGACGAGGTACCCGCGCTGCTCAAGGGCTACATCTTCCCGACGCTGGACGAGCAGGCCGGCGAAGCCCTGCTGGGCGGCGGCACGGTAAAGGCGGTTGCCGACACCTCGGCGTTCCTCCTCGAACAGGGCAAGATCCCCGCCGCGCTGTCCGACTACAAGCCCTACGTTTCGACCCGCTGGGTGACGGACGCGACGAAGCTCGCTTACTGA